A stretch of DNA from Prochlorococcus marinus str. SB:
AATTCTGTTATATAGATCTAGCATTTTTTGAGGTATTGGAGTACCGTCAAGATCCACTCCATTTTGAATAGCAAGATCAACAGCCTGCATTCCCATTTTCTTCATATATTAAAAAAAAGCTGAAACTATAATAAAACAAAACTTATTAATCTAAAGTTCTTTGAATATTAATTTATTGATTTTGAATTTCCTTAAGTACCCTAATAGCTTCTTTAATGTGTTCAGGACCATTCAATAAATCTCTAAAAATGTGCCTAACTATCCCTTTGCGATCGATAACATAAGTTACCCTACCATCCATAAAGCCTAATACTTTAGGAACTTTAAAAGTTTTCCTAAGAGCGTCATTCGTATCACAAAGTAATGGATATTGTAATTTGTTTTTATTAGCAAATGCCAAATGACTTGAGGTACTTCCATTACTTACTCCCCAAACTTGTGCACCTAATACTTTAAATAAGTCATATTTATCTCTAAATCCGCAGACTTCTATAGTACAACCCGGCGTATCATCTTTTGGATAAAAAAACAAAACAAGGGGATTTTTTAATTCCTTATTTGATCTTTTAACTCCATTTTGATCCAGTAAAGAAAATTCTGGAATTTTATCTCCAATCTGCACAATTATTCTTATAAAATTCCATATTAGAGGTTGATATGTTTTTTTTGTGGCCGTAAATTAAATAACTGCTATTAAAGTCAGTTTTTTTGTTTTAAAAGATACTAAAAAATTATTGCAATAAAGTAGGGTTAATTTATCTAAGGTAAGTTTATTAATTCAATAATATGGAATTAATAATTTATATTTTTTTATTTCTTATTCTTTTTTTGGGAATTATTTTTAACTTAAAAATAACTAATTTTAAAAAAGTTAAAGAAATACGAAACAGAGCTAAAGATTATTCAAAAAAGAATAATTAAATATCTATTGCTAAGATTAAAATTCAATTTTTTCATTTGGAGTAAATACTGAGCAATATTTTTTTACTAGGTCCTTAGGCTGACTAGTGGAAGAATTCGTTAATTTTAATTTTAGCTTTTCTATAGCCACATTAGCATTAATCTCACCGAGTCGATATCTTGCACACGTGTCCAATACTTTAAACATTTTCGTAGTAACGGCTTCAGCTGGATAAATTAGAAAAAAAAAGTAAAAAACAACAAATAAGTACTTCATTTTTTTAAATAGTAAATATTAAGCGAATAGTTTTAATAATTTAGAAAAAAATTAATTTAGAAAAAGATTAAAATTTAATAGAATGATCTATTTTGGGTTGAATCTAGGATTTCTATAAAATAATAATAAAAGAAATTAAGATAAAATAAGTGATAGGAATAAATAAGCTCGGTGAAAATGAGAAAATTAATAGACAAACATAAAAATCTTATAAATTGGTACCAAAAAAAATTCAAATTAAGTGATTATCAATTACTTTGGTTAGTTTTCTTTAAAGGAGTATTAATAACAATAATATTTTTCAAAATTTTTTAATATTAAAAAAGCTATTCCGTGAATGAAATTTTTATATGATTTGACTATATTTAATAGTAGATTTCCTAATTAGTTAAATAGTTATCAGTTATGAATATTTTTGGCGTAGGTTTACCTGAAGTTACTGTAATACTTATCTTAGCTCTTTTAATTTTTGGTCCAAAAAAGCTTCCAGAATTAGGAAAACAGCTTGGTAAAACTTTGAAAAGTCTTAAAAAAGCGTCGAATGAATTTCAAAATGAAATCGACAAAGTTATGAACGAAGAAGATAAAAATGAAACTCCTAAATCTATAGAAAGCAATCAAACCAATGAAATCGACCAAGTTATGAACGAAGAAGATAAAAATGAAACTCCTAAATCTATAGAAAGCAATCAAACCAATGCAATCGACCAAGTTATGA
This window harbors:
- a CDS encoding peroxiredoxin, with amino-acid sequence MQIGDKIPEFSLLDQNGVKRSNKELKNPLVLFFYPKDDTPGCTIEVCGFRDKYDLFKVLGAQVWGVSNGSTSSHLAFANKNKLQYPLLCDTNDALRKTFKVPKVLGFMDGRVTYVIDRKGIVRHIFRDLLNGPEHIKEAIRVLKEIQNQ